The DNA window gaacatgtctGTGAATCTACTGtgttgaacttttgaaataaagtatgatataaaaaaataataaaataaaataaagttcatCATGTGATAAAACAAAACTGCAATACTAATCAAtgatggaaaataataatataataataaaaataataatgttaaaagtGGAATATACTTTACTGTTATAATtcaaatgtttatatatttttattcctATTATCATTATGACTATTTTAGAAATGTGTAAGAATCTAtgcaaatattttattgataaagacaaaataagaagtggaagtagtGATTTTATTTAGTCAGAAAAAAACCCAACCAGTATTCAAGAGAACCTGTGGTAGTCATTGCACACACATTAGTATACCCACTTCAACAGGCTCATAATCATCATACAGTACTTCCTGCCTATAAATGCATGCAGTTACCAGCACCTGTTGTGCTGCAGTACACAATGCAAAGCTTCATTCGCTTACATTTAGAGAAAATCCAAAACTGAAGATTGTGTACAAAActaaataatgaatattttgGAATGAACTGCAGGTGACATGGGTAGCTAGGTGTTCACCACCCGCGTGTTGGTGTCCACTTCCCCAGCAGACGGCCCTCGGAGTGCACGTGGTACACGGGATGCATCGCCGCACTTGCACATGACTGTAAAAATGAACAGTGACGGGGTCAAACAAGAGGAGAGCGACACAGTAAAACCTACACAGTGATAAGCTTCAACTGTACTGACATGGTAGGGGATCAGTGTGAGTAGAGAGTCCAGGGGGTATCTGCTGTAGTCCAGCGGTCCTGAGATGGGCTCCACTCTACCGTGCTCCTGGGTCATAGACAAcaacctggggggggggggtatttcATCAGGACTTAGGTCACACTTAAGTTTAGTATTGAGATTAGAGACAAGAGGAGATGGCTTTACTTGAGGTTTGGGTGTCCTTCAATCACAGCATATCCAGTGGGAAGTTTTCCAGCTCCGTCTAGACTGAGAGCGGAGAgcaaaaataagtttaaagAAAATAGGAAAACAATAGATAGCTGTAAGCTATCAGTAATGTAGTGGTGAGTAACACATGTATTTGCTCCAGTTGGTGAGCATCATAGGTCAATTGAAAgggaataaattaaaataatacatgtaGGATTTTGTTTTGCCCTCAAACTCCTTCCCCTAacgtaacttaaagggactgtttgtaagaatcagaaatggttgtgacagtgacacctgtggctgttaagtcaacgaaagtcagcgtcctgttgcacacgctcgcccgtgtgcacgcgctacctgaatgtgagcgagcatcagtcaaaacagtgaggcgacacacgtcagctaaaaccacaatatcactctgtatttcacctgcttggagcgagctgagcgagcgAGAACAAGCGCGTTCTgtgagcagaggagcagagtacagcagagactccggcctcgagaccaaagctacggtctcccccgcatcctccgactgcggccaacactgttttgcaagacggacttcactagatataactttgcagttttggtgcttccgtgtagtttgtgttggagtcttgtctgaacagcgcagccacaagcaagcgcgcatgggacaccgaccccgcaatgatttatacgtgtaaaaagttacaaacagtccctttaaagaatgtaaacatgttctagtataaacccaaaatacaagtacgaacctaaaaatgagcacgatatgtcctctttaagtatactgaactgaactgcgtccatagcaac is part of the Sebastes umbrosus isolate fSebUmb1 chromosome 12, fSebUmb1.pri, whole genome shotgun sequence genome and encodes:
- the zgc:162816 gene encoding LOW QUALITY PROTEIN: uncharacterized protein zgc:162816 (The sequence of the model RefSeq protein was modified relative to this genomic sequence to represent the inferred CDS: substituted 1 base at 1 genomic stop codon), whose translation is MEGEPISVLCTPALVVDVDKVGXNAERMIERCKNLGVQLRPHMKTHKTIECADIMTGGSRRCIAVSTLAEAWFYTDNGFDDILYAYSFPFDKVSTHTLKRLLQLSIVFLFSLNLFLLSALSLDGAGKLPTGYAVIEGHPNLKLLSMTQEHGRVEPISGPLDYSRYPLDSLLTLIPYHSCASAAMHPVYHVHSEGRLLGKWTPTRGW